From Cellulophaga lytica DSM 7489, a single genomic window includes:
- a CDS encoding cation:proton antiporter has product MEILSSYNLIIAASVIIIISFLFNGISKKTNIPSVLMLIVLGVILKYVLEFIGEDSINFFPSLELLGIVGLIMIVLEAALELKLKREKLIPILKSMAIALVGLLASAYVAALILNQFIDGMTMQSAWLYATPLSILSSAIIIPSVSGLPENKKEFHIYESTFSDIMGIMMFYFLTGNLNPTEDAGNGAASFAGNIGLTIVISIIASYAIILVFQQIKSQAKQFLLIAVLLLLYALGKKLHLSSLIIILIFGLIIANMNLFFGGFLSKYLNKERAEQIYHELHIITLETAFVVRTFFFVIFGITIVISSLFSINVAITSILIIVSIYIIRFIILRVFVGGDIFPQLFIAPRGLITVLLFYAIPQEAQIETFDSGILLFVIIGTSLIMTAAMIKDKRKMNTILDEIDEDIDEIDKLHDENASDDSYEATTNNTDTELPKKDNTGNTHNTEDNEHIND; this is encoded by the coding sequence ATGGAAATATTATCCTCATACAATCTTATTATCGCCGCATCGGTCATTATTATTATTTCTTTCCTTTTTAACGGAATTTCTAAAAAAACAAACATACCATCCGTTCTAATGCTTATTGTTTTAGGCGTGATACTAAAGTATGTTTTAGAGTTTATTGGAGAAGACAGCATAAACTTTTTTCCGTCCTTAGAACTACTTGGCATTGTAGGTTTAATAATGATTGTTTTAGAAGCCGCACTTGAACTAAAGCTGAAGCGAGAAAAATTAATCCCTATTTTAAAATCCATGGCAATTGCTTTAGTTGGTCTTCTTGCATCTGCATACGTTGCCGCACTAATTTTAAATCAATTTATAGACGGAATGACAATGCAATCTGCTTGGCTTTATGCAACACCACTATCTATTTTGTCTAGTGCAATCATTATTCCTAGCGTAAGTGGCCTTCCCGAAAACAAAAAAGAATTTCACATTTACGAAAGTACCTTTTCTGACATTATGGGAATTATGATGTTTTACTTTTTAACAGGAAACCTAAACCCTACAGAAGATGCAGGCAACGGAGCTGCAAGTTTTGCAGGCAATATTGGACTAACCATAGTAATATCTATCATTGCCAGTTACGCAATTATCTTAGTTTTTCAACAAATTAAATCACAAGCAAAACAGTTTTTATTAATTGCAGTATTACTGCTCTTATATGCGTTGGGCAAAAAGCTACACCTATCTTCTTTAATAATCATTTTAATATTTGGGTTAATAATTGCCAATATGAATTTATTTTTTGGCGGGTTTTTATCTAAATACCTAAACAAAGAGCGAGCCGAGCAAATTTACCACGAACTACATATTATTACACTAGAAACAGCCTTTGTAGTGCGTACATTCTTCTTTGTTATTTTTGGTATCACCATTGTTATATCTTCTTTATTTAGCATAAACGTAGCAATTACAAGCATTTTAATAATTGTATCTATATATATTATCAGGTTTATTATTCTACGCGTTTTTGTAGGCGGAGATATTTTTCCACAACTTTTTATTGCACCTAGAGGACTTATTACCGTTTTATTATTCTACGCAATACCACAAGAAGCACAAATTGAAACTTTTGATTCTGGTATTTTACTTTTTGTAATTATTGGCACAAGTTTAATTATGACAGCCGCTATGATTAAAGACAAACGTAAAATGAATACTATTTTAGATGAGATTGATGAAGACATAGATGAAATAGATAAACTACATGATGAAAATGCCTCTGACGACAGTTATGAAGCCACAACCAACAACACAGACACAGAACTACCTAAAAAAGATAACACAGGCAACACACACAACACAGAAGACAATGAACACATAAATGACTAA
- the rimP gene encoding ribosome assembly cofactor RimP, with product MFKEQVTSLLEGALKETPSLFLIDFTITPDFKINIVLDGDNGVTLKDCVAVSRAIDHNLDREEQDFSVEVASAGASSPLVLPRQYAKNIGRKLEVKTIEGRNFEGQLTAATEETITLEWKAREQKPVGKGKVTVQKKEEILFSDIKEAKVVLKF from the coding sequence ATGTTTAAAGAGCAAGTTACATCTTTGTTGGAAGGGGCTTTAAAAGAAACCCCTTCACTATTCTTAATAGATTTTACTATAACACCAGACTTTAAAATTAATATAGTTTTAGATGGTGATAATGGTGTTACACTTAAGGATTGTGTTGCGGTTAGCAGGGCTATAGATCACAACTTAGATAGGGAAGAGCAAGACTTCTCTGTGGAAGTTGCTTCGGCAGGAGCATCTTCTCCATTGGTTTTACCTAGGCAGTATGCAAAAAATATTGGTAGAAAATTAGAGGTAAAAACAATAGAAGGTCGTAATTTTGAAGGGCAATTAACTGCCGCTACGGAAGAAACTATTACACTGGAGTGGAAAGCTAGAGAGCAAAAGCCCGTTGGAAAAGGAAAAGTTACCGTTCAGAAAAAAGAAGAAATTTTATTTTCTGATATTAAGGAAGCAAAAGTTGTATTAAAATTTTAA
- the nusA gene encoding transcription termination factor NusA, with protein MENIALIESFSEFKDDKFIDRVTLMAILEEVFRNALKKKFGSDDNFDIIINPDKGDLEIWRNRIVVEDGEVEEPNEEISLTDARKIEPDFEVGEDVSEEVKLIDLGRRAILALRQNLIAKIHEHDNTTIYKQFKDLEGEIYTAEVHHIRHRAVILVDDEGNEIVMPKDRQIPSDFFRKGDNVRGIIESVELKGNKPSIIMSRTSPKFLEQLFFQEIPEVFDGLITIKKAVRIPGEKAKVAVDSYDDRIDPVGACVGVKGSRIHGIVRELGNENIDVVNWTSNPQLLVTRALSPAKISSVKLDDEKMTAQVYLKPDEVSRAIGRGGHNIRLAGQLTGYEIDVFREGVEEDVELTEFSDEIDNWIIEEFKKIGLDTARSVLEQDSEDLAKRTDLEVETILEVVRILKEELED; from the coding sequence ATGGAAAATATTGCGCTAATAGAATCTTTCTCAGAATTTAAAGATGATAAATTCATAGATAGGGTAACGTTAATGGCAATTTTGGAAGAAGTATTTCGTAATGCTTTGAAAAAGAAATTTGGTTCTGATGATAACTTTGATATCATTATAAATCCAGATAAAGGGGATTTAGAAATATGGAGAAACCGTATTGTAGTTGAAGATGGAGAGGTAGAAGAACCTAATGAAGAAATTTCATTAACAGATGCGCGCAAGATTGAACCAGATTTTGAAGTTGGAGAAGATGTATCTGAAGAGGTTAAGCTTATAGATTTAGGAAGGCGTGCAATTTTAGCATTGCGTCAAAACCTAATAGCTAAAATTCATGAGCATGATAATACTACAATTTATAAGCAATTTAAAGATTTAGAAGGTGAAATATACACGGCAGAGGTGCATCATATAAGGCACAGAGCTGTAATTTTAGTGGATGATGAAGGTAATGAAATAGTAATGCCAAAAGACAGGCAAATACCTTCAGATTTCTTTAGAAAAGGAGATAATGTACGTGGTATTATAGAAAGCGTAGAATTAAAAGGTAATAAGCCTTCTATTATAATGTCTAGAACATCTCCTAAATTTTTAGAGCAACTGTTTTTTCAGGAGATACCAGAGGTTTTTGATGGTTTAATTACTATTAAAAAGGCGGTGCGTATCCCAGGAGAAAAAGCAAAAGTTGCAGTAGATTCTTATGACGATCGTATAGATCCTGTAGGTGCCTGTGTTGGTGTTAAGGGTTCTAGAATACATGGTATTGTTAGAGAATTAGGTAATGAGAATATTGATGTTGTTAACTGGACTAGCAATCCACAGTTGTTAGTTACAAGAGCATTAAGTCCTGCAAAAATATCATCTGTAAAATTAGATGATGAAAAAATGACGGCTCAGGTTTATTTAAAGCCAGATGAGGTTTCAAGAGCAATAGGTAGAGGTGGTCATAATATTAGATTGGCAGGTCAATTAACTGGTTATGAGATTGATGTATTCCGTGAAGGGGTAGAAGAGGATGTTGAGTTAACAGAGTTCTCTGATGAAATTGATAACTGGATTATAGAGGAATTTAAGAAGATTGGTTTAGATACGGCAAGAAGCGTATTGGAGCAAGATTCTGAAGATTTAGCAAAGCGTACAGATTTAGAAGTTGAAACTATTTTAGAAGTTGTACGCATACTTAAAGAAGAATTAGAAGATTAA
- the infB gene encoding translation initiation factor IF-2, translating into MAENATIRLNKVLRELNISLDRAIDHLSSKGHEVEARPTTKISNEVYQVLLDEFQTDMSKKVASKEVGEEKRKEKEALRLQLEQEQEEKRLAREKRAAAQEIVRAKAELSGPKTVGKIDLDSAKNKPAPAEEKAAPKEEKPVQVEKPVAKEQPKPVEKPVAKESSVKTGKVELPGPKTVGKIDLDAGKKKPAPKKPAPVKKEESKPKVAAEKKPEETKEPETKENTVITTQYQKLSGPKLTGAKIDLSKFNKPKKKEAPKNTGAGADKKKRRKRIVSNNKPGGNNRQGGQGGNRGKGGQGKGRFNAPVVKVEPTEEEVQKQVRETLEKLQGKSKKGKGAKYRRDKRDQHRQQTEKDLEKQEAESKILKVTEFVTVGEVATMMEVSSTQIISACMSLGIMVTMNQRLDAETLSIVAEEFGYEVEFIAAEIEESIVEEEDAPEDLKERAPIVTVMGHVDHGKTSLLDYIRKENVIAGESGGITQHIGAYGVQLDNGQKIAFLDTPGHEAFTAMRARGAQVTDIAIIVIAADDDIMPQTKEAISHAQAAGVPIVFAINKIDRPTANPDKIKEGLAQMNLLVEDWGGKIQSQDISAKKGTGVKELLEKVLLEAELLELKANPKKLASGTVVEAFLDKGRGYVSTILVQAGTLKIGDYVLAGTCSGKIKAMQDERGNNVQKVGPSTPISILGLDGAPQAGDKFNVLEDEREAKQIASKRSQLQREQSVRTQRHITLDEIGRRIALGDFKELNIILKGDVDGSVEALTDSFQKLSTEEIQVNIIHKAVGPITESDVLLASASDAIIIGFNVRPMGNARAIAEKEEIDIRMYSIIYAAINDLKDAMEGMLSPEMKEEILGTAEIRETFKISKVGTIAGCMVLTGKLVRNAGIRLIRDGVVIYTGELASLKRFKDDAKEVAKGYDCGLQVKNYNDIKEGDIVEAFQEVAVKKKLK; encoded by the coding sequence ATGGCAGAGAATGCAACAATAAGGCTCAATAAGGTCCTCAGGGAATTAAATATTTCTTTAGATAGGGCTATAGACCACCTTTCGTCCAAAGGACATGAGGTGGAGGCAAGGCCTACTACTAAGATTTCCAATGAGGTATACCAAGTTCTTTTGGATGAATTCCAAACTGACATGAGTAAAAAAGTTGCTTCTAAGGAAGTTGGCGAGGAAAAACGTAAAGAAAAAGAAGCGCTTAGATTGCAATTGGAACAAGAGCAAGAGGAAAAGCGTTTGGCAAGAGAAAAAAGAGCAGCTGCGCAAGAAATTGTTAGGGCTAAGGCTGAATTGTCTGGACCAAAGACTGTTGGTAAAATAGATCTTGATTCGGCTAAAAATAAGCCAGCTCCTGCAGAAGAAAAAGCAGCTCCTAAGGAAGAAAAACCTGTTCAGGTAGAAAAGCCTGTTGCTAAAGAACAGCCTAAGCCGGTTGAAAAACCAGTGGCTAAGGAGTCTTCGGTTAAAACTGGTAAGGTAGAATTGCCTGGTCCTAAAACTGTTGGTAAAATAGATTTAGATGCAGGTAAAAAGAAACCAGCTCCTAAAAAGCCTGCTCCTGTTAAAAAGGAAGAGTCTAAGCCAAAAGTAGCGGCAGAGAAAAAGCCTGAAGAAACTAAAGAGCCAGAAACAAAAGAAAATACGGTTATAACTACGCAATATCAAAAATTATCTGGACCTAAGCTTACGGGTGCAAAAATTGATTTGTCTAAGTTTAATAAACCTAAAAAGAAAGAGGCTCCTAAAAATACTGGTGCTGGCGCAGATAAGAAAAAACGTCGTAAAAGAATTGTTAGTAATAACAAGCCAGGAGGTAATAACAGACAAGGTGGTCAAGGCGGAAACAGAGGTAAAGGCGGACAAGGCAAAGGTAGATTTAATGCTCCTGTTGTTAAAGTTGAGCCTACTGAAGAAGAAGTGCAAAAGCAGGTTAGAGAAACTTTGGAGAAACTTCAAGGTAAATCTAAAAAAGGTAAAGGAGCTAAATATAGAAGAGATAAAAGAGATCAACACCGTCAGCAGACTGAAAAAGATCTAGAGAAGCAAGAAGCAGAAAGTAAAATCTTAAAAGTAACAGAGTTTGTTACTGTTGGAGAGGTTGCTACTATGATGGAGGTTTCTAGTACACAAATTATATCTGCCTGTATGTCTCTTGGAATTATGGTTACTATGAATCAGCGTTTAGATGCTGAAACATTGTCTATAGTTGCAGAGGAGTTTGGTTATGAGGTAGAATTTATTGCTGCTGAGATTGAAGAATCTATAGTAGAGGAAGAAGATGCTCCAGAAGATTTAAAAGAAAGAGCCCCTATTGTAACTGTAATGGGTCACGTAGATCATGGTAAAACTTCTTTGTTGGATTATATTCGTAAAGAAAATGTAATTGCCGGTGAAAGTGGTGGTATTACACAGCATATTGGTGCTTATGGTGTTCAGTTGGATAACGGACAAAAAATAGCGTTCTTAGATACACCGGGTCACGAGGCCTTTACGGCTATGCGTGCACGTGGTGCTCAGGTAACGGATATTGCTATTATTGTTATTGCGGCAGATGATGACATTATGCCACAAACAAAAGAGGCAATTAGTCATGCTCAAGCAGCTGGTGTGCCAATTGTTTTTGCAATAAATAAGATTGATAGGCCAACGGCTAACCCAGATAAAATTAAAGAAGGTTTAGCACAAATGAATTTATTGGTTGAAGATTGGGGTGGTAAAATACAATCTCAAGATATCTCGGCTAAAAAAGGAACAGGTGTTAAAGAGCTTTTAGAAAAAGTATTGCTAGAGGCAGAGTTATTGGAGTTAAAAGCTAACCCTAAAAAACTAGCTTCTGGTACTGTTGTTGAGGCTTTCTTAGATAAAGGTAGAGGTTATGTTTCTACAATTTTGGTACAAGCGGGTACGCTTAAGATAGGAGATTATGTTTTAGCAGGTACTTGTAGTGGTAAAATTAAGGCAATGCAAGATGAACGTGGTAATAATGTTCAAAAGGTAGGTCCTTCAACACCAATATCTATATTAGGTTTAGATGGTGCTCCGCAAGCTGGAGATAAATTTAATGTTTTAGAAGATGAACGTGAGGCTAAGCAAATAGCTTCTAAGCGTTCTCAGTTGCAAAGAGAACAATCTGTTCGTACGCAACGCCATATTACATTAGATGAGATTGGAAGACGTATTGCATTGGGAGACTTTAAGGAGCTTAACATAATACTTAAGGGTGATGTTGATGGCTCTGTTGAGGCGTTAACAGATTCGTTCCAGAAACTATCTACAGAGGAAATACAAGTAAATATTATACATAAAGCGGTTGGTCCTATTACCGAATCTGATGTGTTGTTAGCTTCGGCTTCTGATGCAATTATTATCGGATTTAATGTTAGGCCAATGGGTAATGCAAGAGCAATTGCAGAAAAAGAAGAAATCGATATTAGAATGTATTCTATTATTTATGCTGCAATTAATGATCTTAAGGATGCAATGGAGGGAATGCTTTCTCCAGAGATGAAGGAAGAAATTCTTGGTACTGCAGAAATACGTGAGACTTTTAAAATATCTAAGGTTGGTACAATTGCCGGTTGTATGGTGTTAACAGGTAAATTAGTTAGAAATGCAGGTATACGTTTAATACGTGATGGTGTAGTAATATATACTGGTGAACTTGCTTCTTTAAAACGATTTAAGGATGATGCTAAAGAAGTTGCTAAAGGATATGATTGTGGTCTTCAGGTTAAGAATTACAATGATATTAAAGAAGGTGATATTGTAGAGGCTTTCCAAGAGGTAGCTGTTAAAAAGAAGTTGAAATAA
- a CDS encoding SPOR domain-containing protein, whose amino-acid sequence MKNKKIYLSIFTLTLCFTICTAQEGETLTKQSESTTIQTTNSKLISPPFSIQIHQSETLKDANNIKSKARRDFPGITSYLKNDNNTYSITLGKFKTLNEAQERLKTIKRKYPQAVLLSNQKE is encoded by the coding sequence ATGAAAAATAAAAAAATCTACTTAAGCATATTTACACTAACATTATGCTTCACAATATGCACTGCTCAAGAAGGAGAAACACTAACAAAACAAAGTGAATCAACCACTATACAAACTACAAATAGTAAGCTAATTTCCCCTCCATTCTCTATTCAAATACACCAAAGCGAAACCCTTAAAGATGCAAACAACATAAAATCTAAAGCAAGAAGAGATTTCCCTGGAATTACCTCATATTTAAAAAACGATAACAACACATACAGCATAACCTTAGGAAAGTTTAAAACCCTTAACGAAGCCCAAGAAAGACTAAAAACAATTAAAAGAAAATACCCTCAAGCCGTTCTATTATCCAATCAAAAAGAATAA
- a CDS encoding SPOR domain-containing protein — MKTLYTTLLCLSFSAFCFAQEGQITIKQDEGLEKLLNLYAENNKTSKYYTIQIHSSQSPSKANSEKNEAEQNFKNWYSEISFYEPNYKVRIGKFNTKFEAQQKLIEVQKKYPNAFLIADQKEK; from the coding sequence ATGAAAACACTTTACACAACCTTACTATGCTTAAGTTTTAGTGCTTTTTGCTTTGCACAAGAAGGACAAATAACAATTAAGCAAGATGAAGGACTAGAAAAGCTCTTAAACCTATACGCCGAAAACAACAAAACATCTAAATACTACACCATACAAATACACTCTAGCCAAAGCCCAAGTAAGGCTAACAGTGAAAAAAATGAAGCAGAACAAAATTTTAAAAATTGGTACTCTGAAATTAGTTTTTACGAACCAAACTACAAAGTTAGAATTGGGAAATTCAACACAAAATTTGAAGCTCAACAAAAACTTATAGAGGTTCAAAAAAAATACCCAAATGCATTCCTAATAGCAGACCAAAAGGAGAAATAA
- a CDS encoding cytochrome c3 family protein has product MKKVLYRNQLSKFLGVNLIAAMLFSVSLFSQSENADPAKGKQIFNQNCASCHSLDRKGTGPALRNVESRLEEEGLDREWIYAWVKNSSGVIKSGDSYANKIFAEYNNTAMTAFPTLSNEDIDNILAYTSAVEEKPASVVSVPVAGGGEAGSNSGVSNEIILGALALVFALLVAMLFMVNKTLRNIAKANGIDVERERAEKRIPIWKAFVQNQFLVLVSVVFLLLTSAYFVYGYFMQVGIDQGYEPVQPIHFSHKVHAGDNKVDCKYCHSSARVSKTSGIPSLNVCMNCHKSIYEYKGNPEGPSQSDIENGYTNEFYTKEIKKLYAAVGWDEENQKYTGESKPVEWVRIHNLPDFVYFNHSQHVSVAGVECQTCHGPIEEMEVVSQHAPLTMGWCINCHRETNVKMEGNAYYDKIHEELSKKYGVEKLTAAMQGGLECGKCHY; this is encoded by the coding sequence ATGAAAAAGGTTTTATACCGTAATCAACTTTCTAAATTTTTGGGTGTCAATCTGATAGCTGCAATGCTATTTTCAGTATCCCTATTTTCTCAATCAGAAAATGCTGATCCTGCAAAGGGGAAACAGATCTTTAATCAGAATTGTGCATCGTGTCACTCTTTAGATAGGAAGGGTACTGGTCCTGCTTTAAGGAATGTGGAGTCTCGTTTAGAGGAAGAAGGTTTGGATCGTGAGTGGATTTATGCGTGGGTTAAAAATAGTTCAGGTGTTATTAAGTCTGGAGATTCTTATGCTAATAAGATTTTTGCAGAGTATAATAATACTGCAATGACTGCTTTCCCTACATTGAGTAATGAGGATATTGATAATATCTTAGCTTATACTTCTGCAGTAGAAGAGAAGCCTGCTAGTGTGGTGTCTGTTCCTGTTGCAGGTGGTGGAGAAGCTGGGTCTAATAGTGGGGTTTCTAATGAGATTATATTAGGTGCTTTGGCTTTAGTCTTTGCTTTATTAGTTGCAATGTTGTTTATGGTAAACAAAACGTTGCGTAACATTGCTAAGGCAAACGGTATTGATGTAGAAAGAGAAAGAGCTGAAAAGCGTATTCCTATTTGGAAGGCGTTTGTTCAAAATCAGTTTTTGGTTTTGGTGTCTGTTGTATTCTTGTTGCTTACTAGTGCTTATTTTGTGTATGGGTATTTTATGCAGGTTGGTATAGATCAGGGTTACGAGCCTGTTCAGCCAATTCATTTTTCTCATAAAGTGCATGCAGGTGATAATAAGGTGGATTGTAAGTATTGTCACTCTTCAGCTAGAGTTTCTAAAACTTCTGGTATTCCGTCACTAAATGTTTGTATGAATTGTCATAAGTCAATTTATGAATACAAAGGTAATCCAGAGGGGCCTTCTCAGTCTGATATTGAAAATGGCTACACCAATGAATTTTATACAAAAGAGATAAAGAAACTTTATGCTGCTGTTGGTTGGGATGAAGAAAATCAAAAATATACTGGTGAGTCTAAGCCTGTAGAGTGGGTTAGAATACATAACTTACCAGATTTTGTATATTTTAATCACTCACAGCATGTTAGTGTTGCAGGTGTAGAATGTCAAACATGTCATGGTCCTATTGAGGAAATGGAAGTTGTTAGTCAGCATGCTCCTTTAACTATGGGTTGGTGTATTAATTGTCACAGAGAAACAAATGTGAAAATGGAAGGTAATGCTTATTATGATAAAATTCATGAAGAGCTTTCTAAGAAATATGGTGTAGAGAAGCTTACAGCTGCTATGCAAGGTGGTTTAGAATGTGGTAAGTGTCACTATTAA